AATACTGTCATTAAGGCAACTCCTAAATCTCCTAAATTCCAAACCCAAGTATACTGAGCTATTCCCCCGAAAAATAACATTACAATCATAAATACTCTATAAATATTTTGTGATTTCCAGTTATCTCCAAACAAAAAAGCTATATTTCCTCTAGCATAAAATGTTAATCCTAAAAATGTACTAAAACTAAATAAAAATAAAATTATAGCTATAAATACAACTCCTATTTCTCCTATATGATATCTCATGGCTTCTTGCAATAAATCCATACCCATAAGCCCTTGCATTTTTTCACTAGGAACTAATAAAATTATGAATGCTGAACAACTACAAATAAACAAAGTGTCTATAAAAACTCCTAACGATTGTATTAAACCTTGTTTAGCTGGATGATCAATGTCAGCTGCTGCTGCTGCACAAGGAGCTGATCCTGATCCTGCTTCATTAGAAAATAATCCTCTTTTAACTCCGTTCATTAAAACTGCTCCAAATCCTCCTGCAACTACTTGCTTAAATCCCAAAGCTTGGCTAACTATCTCTTTGAACATATTTGGAATGAATGCTATATTCTTCAATAAAATAAAAATTGTTATTAATAAATATAATCCTGCCATAATAGGAACTATTTTATCTAAAATATTAACTACAGCTTCTTTTTTAAATATAACAATTGTAGATAACATAACTAATAACATAGTTGTGTACAAAGGAGAAATCCCAAATGCATTATCAAATGATTGAGAAACTGAATTTGCAACTATTTGGCTTATCCCTCCCCAACAAATTAAAGCTGATACTGCAAACAAAACTGCTATTATTTTAAAACCTGAAGCCTTTCTAAATATTTCTCCACTATTTGTAAATAATTTATTTTCTTCATTTATTTCTGTTTTATTGATGTCATTTTTTTCTAACTTTGTAGTTAATGTCATTCTCTTTATATAGTAAGCTGGTCCTCCTCTAAAGCCACCATATAATGGGTCTTTTTCTTTATATATTTGTGCTAATGTTGACTCTATAAAAGCTGTTGCTGAACCAAGTAAAGCTACTATCCACATCCAAAATACTGCTCCTGCTCCACCAAAAGTTATTGCTGCTGCAACTCCTGCTAAATTTCCCATTCCTACTCTTGTGGCTGTAGCAACGATTAAAGCTTGAAGACCTGAAATACTTTTAGAATCTTTTGTCTTTTTAGGTTCTGTTACAACTTTTAACATTTGAGGAAATAATCTAAATGGTAAAAATCTAGTTTTTAAAGTAAAATATATTCCAGATGGTAATAACAATAAAACTATTACACTCAACCCTATTTTTACATCTCCTAGAGTTAAAACTACCATATCTCCCCATAAAAATTTATTCAAAGCATCTATTATATTAATAAACACCTTTGCTACTATATTTTCTCCCATTAAGCTTCCACCTTTTCAATTTTTTTTAAACATTTTTAATTTTTAATTTTTAATGTTTTTTTTATATATAAAGAAAGTATACACTAGAGCCCCTCACAAAGTCAAGGAAGATGTTTAACTTTTTTTGTTTAATTTTTTTTGTAATCTTTCAAAGTAGTGAGGTGAATCTCCTTTTTGAAAATAACCCACCTCTTCTCCCATTTCTTTTAAATTTTTTTCAAGTGAATATTTAACTTCTTTTGAATTGTCTTTAACTCCTGGCTTTCCGTCATATAAATTATAATTCTTTCTAGCTTCTATTTTTGTTGTATTTGGCATTATTACATTGGCCCCTGCTTTTATACCTTTTTCTCTCCCTTTTTCATCTAAAACTTGTAACGCTGTTGTTGCAGCAATGTTTATATCCTTAAGAAAAATTCTACAAATTGCTATCATTTTTAAAGATAACTCCAATCTTCTTTCTTCAGAAATAATATCATTTTTAAACTCTTTACCCATAGGGGTATCCTCATGTAATATATATGGTCCCATTCCTATCATATCTAAATCTATTTCTTTAAAAAATAAAATATCATTTACTAAATCTTCTGGAGTTTGACCTGGAATTCCAATCATAACACCACTTCCTACTTGATATCCTGCTTTTTTTAAATCCTTTAAAGCTTTTAATCTTTTTTCATAAGAATGTAAGTTGTCATCATAATGTATCTTTTTAAATAATTCTTTATTTGTTGTTTCTATTCTTAAAAGATATCTACTTGCTCCTGCATTAAACCATTTTTTATAAGTTTCATAATTTTGCTCCCCTAAAGAAAGAGTTATCCCCATATCTAGTTCAGAAAGATTCTGAATTCTTTTAATTATATCTTCTATAAAATTAATATGCTCTTTATCTATTCTTTCTCCAGCTTGAATGGCCATAGAAGCATAACCATTTTTATAAATTAATTTAGCCGATTCAATAATATCTTCCTTAGTTAAGGAAAATCTTTCAACTTTTTTATTATCTTTTCTTATTCCACAATACTTACAATTTTTTATACAAATATTACTGCATTCAATTAGACCTCGATAGAAAACTTTATTCCCTCTATGCTTTAACTTTATTTCGTAAGCTTTCTTAAAAAGTTTATCTAAATCTTCCCTATTATCTATCAACATCAATTTTAATAAATCTTCTTTTTCTAATTGATTCTTATTTAATATATCTTCTATCATTTTTCCCTCCTTAAACTAAAACTATAATAGTTACATCATAACATTTTTTAATCTTTTTATAAATTTATTTGAAAAAAAAATATCTATATGTTAAACTCTATACATATAGGGGTATACCCTAACAAAAATGGAGGTTGATTTATGAATTTAGAATTAAATATAAACAATTTAAATTGCGCTCATTGCGGTCATAAAATTGAAACTGCTATCGCAAAGTTACCTGATGTTGAAAAATGTTATTTAAATTTCTATATAAAAAAAATAACATTAACAGTTGATAAAAATGTAAACATAAAAGATTTACTGAAAGAAATTAATTTGATAGCAAATAAAATAGAATATGGTGTTAGTTTTACCTCTAATAATTCTGAAGAAACTAATTGTAATTATCCTGAAGAATGTAAGTGCTCTGACACGCATAATAAAGGCTCTAATTTTAAAAATTATTCTTATGACAAGCATAAAATTAATAATTTAATCTTAGTAATAGCTACAATAAGTTTAGTTTTATCTTTATTTTTCCCTTTTAGTGTATATAAAAAATTAATTTTAATTATTATATACTTTTTAGTTGGATATGACATACTATGGAAATCTATTCTAAATTTAAAAAATAAAAATTTTTTAGACGAAAATTTCTTAATGTCTCTAGCTACTATTGGAGCTATTTCTATAGGAGAGTATACTGAAGCTATTGGTGTTATGATTTTTTATAAGATTGGAGAATATTTTCAAGAAAAAGCAGTAGGAAATTCTAAGAAATCTATAGAATCTCTTTTAAAACTAAAAAATATCACTGCAAATTTAAAAGACATATCAGGAGAAACTAAAAAAGTTAGACCTGAAGCACTAAAAAAAGATGATATTATAATTGTTAAAGTTGGAGAAAGTATTCCTGTAGATGGAATAATTATTAAAGGTAGTTCTAGTCTTAATAGTGCTGCATTAACTGGAGAATCCTTACCTATTTCTGTCCAGATAGGAACAGAAGTTTTAAGCGGAAATATTAATCTTGAAGAAATTCTAGAAATTAAGGTTTTAAGAGAATATAAAAATTCTGCAATTAGTAAAATTATTAAAATGGTTGAAGAATCTAATTCTAAAAAATCTGAAATTGATAAATTTATAACTAAATTTGCTAAATATTATACACCTATTGTAGTTTCTTCAGCAGTTTTTATTGCTTTAATAATCCCATTATTTCTAGGAGATTTTCAACTTTGGTTTAAAAAAGCTTTGATTTTTCTAGTTATATCTTGCCCTTGTGCACTTGTGTTATCTGTCCCTTTAACTTTTTTTAGTAGTATTGGTCTATGTTCTAAAAGAGGGATTTTAGTAAAAGGTGCTAATTATTTAGAAAGATTAAACAAAATTGATTCTATTATTTTTGATAAAACTGGAACTCTTACTAAAGGAACTTTTAAAATAGATGAGATTATCCATATAAATTCTTCTAAAAATGAAGTTTTAGAAATTGCTAAAGCTGGAGAAATTTACTCTAATCATCCTCTAGCTAAATCAATACTTAATTATAATACTTTTAAAATAAATGAAAACAATATAAATAATTACAAAGAAATTTCTGGAAAAGGAATCTCTTGCACCTATAAAAACGATTCTATTCTAGTTGGAAATAAAAAATTAATGGATACTTTTAATATAAATTATAATCATATAAATTTATTGGAAAATAACTCTAATGTTTTTATTGCTAAAAATAATAATTTAATTGGAATAATTAAATTTTCAGATGAAATAAAAGAAGATGCTACAAAAACAATTAATTTTTTAAAAGATATCGATATTTCTTCATATCTTTTAACTGGAGATAATAAAAATATTGGAGAAAAAGTTGGTTCTAAAATAGGCTTTAAGAAAGAAAATATTTTTACCAATCTTTTACCTGAAAATAAAGTTTCTATTTTAACAAAAATAAAAGATAAAAGTAAGGGTACTATTTTTGTTGGTGATGGTATAAATGATGCTCCTTCTTTAAATTTAGCTGATATTGGTATTGCTATGGGAGGAATTGGAAGTGATATTGCTGTAGAATCTGCTGATATTGTATTAATTAACGATGAGCCTTCTAAAATTATTGAGTTATTAAAGATAGTTAAAATAAATAAAAAAATCGTTATTCAAAATATTACATTTTCTTTAGGAGTCAAATTTATTGTAATGCTTCTTGGGATTATGGGGTTAGCCAACATATGGATGGCAATATTTGCTGATGTTGGAGTTTCACTAATTGCAGTTTTAAATGCTTCTAGAATATTAAAGATAAAAAAGTTATAATTTATGATATAATACATATATTAGTTCAGAATATATATAAATTCCTGCCTAATGCAGGAATTTTTTTTAGGAGGTTATAATTTTGATTTATTTTTTATATGGAGATATTCCCTTACAACTTAAATATGAAGTTTTAATTAATAAATTACGGAAAGAACATCATAATTTCCCAGAGAAAATTTTTGATGCATCTCAAGATGATATGGAATTTATTTTCCAAGCGTTATCATCTAATAATATGTTTATACCTCTGGAACTTATTGTTATTAAAAATTTAGATAAAATTAAAAATCTATCTAAATTTTTTAAAGGATTAAAAGAATTTAATTATTCTAAAAAGATTGTAATTTTAATGTATAATGAATTTTTTAATGATTTTGGCACAGTTCAAAATGAGGTCTCTAAAACAATTTTAAAGTCTGCTGAAAAAATTTGTAAATTAGTTTCTGCTAGAAAAGCTGATGAAAAAAAATCACTCTTATTCTATATCAAAGAAAAACTTAATTGTTCTGATTATGATGCTGAAAAATTTTTAGAAATGATTGGAGAAGACTTTATTAAATTAAAAAATGAAATCAATAAAGTCAATAATTTTTTCAATAGAAATCCTTTTAATTTAGAAAAAGCTATTCCTATTTTATCAATAAATAAAGAATTTAATTTAAATCTATTATGCCAAGAATTAATATATAAAAAGAAACATAAAAATTTAATTTTAAATTTAAAAAGCACAAAAAATTATATGCTTTTTTTGAATATAATTTCAGAAGAAATAACAATCTTAATGAAATTAAAAAATTTAGAAGAACGAGGAATTATTAGCTCTAATATAAATTTTAATTTATTTAAAAATAAAATTTATCCTACAATAAAAGAAATATTTAAAAATAAAAATCGTTATATGCATCCTTATCCTTTATTTCTTAAATTTCAATATTTAAAACTTTTTGAATTTAATTTTTTAGAAAAAAAATTAAATGAATGTTTAGAAGCTGAATTTAATTTTAAATCTGGCTTAACAGAAGGCTTCTCTTCTATTGAATTATTTATAATAAATTTTAATAACTAAATAAAAGGACGGTAATTTATGAAAAAAATGTTAATCAGTTTATTCTTAACAGCATCTTTAACATGTTTAGCTAATGGTGAAGGAGGATTTGTAAAATCTGATTTAAAAGAAAATATGACTAAAAATGATAAAGCTTCAGTACTTGTTGTTCATTTCGGTACAACTTTTGATGATACTAGAGCTAAAACTATTGATGCTCTTAACAGTGATATAAAAAATAATTTTAAAGATTTTAAAGTGGAGGAAGCTTATACATCTAGAATCATTATGAGAAGACTCAAAACTAGAGGAATTAAAAAAGATAATCCTGCAGAAGCTCTTGATAAACTTATCAGTGAAGGATACACTCATTTAATTGTTCAATCTAGTAATATTATTCCTGGAATTGAATTTAAAACTCTTGAAAAACAAGTTGAAATGTATAAAGATAAATTTAAAGAAATTAGAATTGGGCATCCTCTTCTTTCAAAATCAGAAAATTATAAAAAAGTTTTAACAATATTAAGAAATGATATTGGAGAATTAGATAAAAATGAAGCAGTTGTTTTAGTTGGACACGGAACACATGATTCTGCTAACTCTACTTATGCTTGTGTAGATTATGTTGCAAAAGATCTTGAACTTCCTTTCTATGTAGGAACTATTGAAGGTTACCCTACTATTGAAAATGTTATCAAAAATTTAAAGAAAGATCATGTAAAAAAAGTTATTCTTACTCCATTTATGTTTGTTGCAGGAGATCATGCTAATAATGATATTGCTGTGGATTGGAAAGAAACTCTTGAAAGAAATGGTTTTATTGTAGAAAATAGAATTAAAGGACTAGGAGAAGTTAAAGAAATTAGAAATTTAATGATTGAAAATGCTAAATTTATGACAACACATAAAGAAGAAGATATGATTTCCAAAAAACTTTTCTACAGTAAACAAAAAGATAATTAATTTATTTATTTTAAAACTAAAAAAGATTGTATTAAAAAAATACAATCTTTTTTTAATAATTTTTCAAAGCTTCTAAAAAATCTTGTTTCATTTCCTCTCTTAAATCCAAAGGTTCTAATATAATAGCTTCTTTTAGAAATTGTCTAAAATATAACTTTGCATTTTCATTAGAAGACTCAAATAAATATACATCATTTTTTTTACTTACTAATCTTGGCCTATAATTTGTTAACCCTTTTAATAATTTTTTTCCTTCATTAGAAAGCCTAACTTTTACAAAATTTCCATTTCCTAAAAAAGGATCAAACTTTTTTCTAACACTTTCTATATATTTTTTATTTTTTCCCTTTATTTTTTCTTCTAAAATTGAAATAACTTCTAAATCTTTCAATTTATAATTATGATAGGTTTTATCATCATCTACAAAACAAAATAGAAAATTTTCATCTCCTTGTTCTTCTCTTTTCAAAAAATAAGGCTCCACTGTTTCTATTTTATTATTATATTTTATTTTTATTTTTTTCTTATTTCTTATTGCTTCTAATATTATTTTAACTTTATCTTCAAAAACAAAAAGTTCCCTAATATATTTGAATTTAGAACAATATCTTTCAAATAATTCTCTAAAAAATTCAGCTTCTATTTCAACGTTATTTTCTTTCAAAATATCATAATAAATTCTTTTATTTGAAACATTTAAATCGAATTGAACAATCTTTTTTAAAGGTCTCCCTTGAGTTTCTAACTCTTTTTCTATATCTATTTCTTTTTTATATTTTAATTTATCTAAAATATAATTACATAACTTATTATTATTTATTCCAAATTCTTCAATATCATTTTTCATCATACGCCAAATATCTTCTGGAACTGTAACTCTTATCTTTTTCATTTTGACCACCTTTTAAAAAAATAATATATTATTTCCTTTATTATAACATAATTTATATTTTTTAGTGTATAATATATTTATTATAATCACTTTTAAAAAAGGAGCTAGTTATGAAATTTGTAAAATTTATTCCTAAAAATTCACAAAAAGAAACTTTAGGTATTTTATCTAAATGTGAAAAATTTATTATTGAATTGAAATCTATTAATTCCTGTTTTAATTTTAATTCAACTTTAGAATTAATTGAAAATATTACTGAAGATAATATATCTCTTTTAAATAATATTAATATTTTAAATAATTTAGAAAATTATAATATCTTTTCAATTAAAAATGTAAATCTTCTATCTCCATTCAAACAAACAAAACATGATATTATTTGTGCTGGCTTTAATTATATGGATCACTTAAAAGAAATAAAAAAAGACATATCTCATAACAAAAAAAATACAATATATTTTTCTAAAAGAGCTACTTATATACTTGGTCCTAATGATAAAATTATATCTCATTCTGATATTAATGACTCATTAGACTATGAAGTAGAACTAGCTGTAATTATTGGAAAAAAAGGATATCAAATCAAAGAAAATGAAGTAGAAAATTATATTTTTGGGTACACTATTTTAAATGATATTTCTTCTAGAAATCTTCAAGGAAAATACAGACAATGGTATCTTGGTAAAAGCTTAGATTCATTTACTAGTTTAGGGCCATTTATTATTCATAAATCTTCTTTACCTCTGCCTTTTGAAATTAATATTTCTAGTTATTTAAACGGAGAACTTCGGCAAAAATCAAATACTAAAAATATGATCACACCTATAAATAAAATGATTGTAGAACTTTCTCAAGGAATCACTCTTGAACCTGGAGATATTATAGCAACAGGAACATGCTCTGGGGTTGGAGTAGGATTTACTCCTCCAAAATATATGCACTCTGGTGATAAAATTGAATGCATTATTGAAAAAATTGGTAATCTCACAAATTTTGTTAAATAAAAAAATGGAACTTTACAGTTCCATTTTTATTTTTAATTATTGTTTTATTTTTTAGAAGTTTTCTGCAAATGCTTGTAAAGAAGTTCTTGCTTGACCAAAGTCTACCATTTGTTGATCATAACCGAATTTTACATGTGGCATTTCTGCTTCATCTAAAGCTTTTCTTAATGATGGATATTCTATTTCTTCTGGATCGCAGAATTGCATCATTCCTATTATTACACCGTCAGCTCCTGCTTTTTTAGCTTGCTCTGCTATGTATAATGGTCTTGTAAATATTGTTGGGTCATATAAGATTGTATCATTATCTTGGTTTGCAAATTGCTCTGCTAATGCTCTTACTGGATCTTTTTCGTCCATTGATACATCTACTCTTATTGCTCTTGTTTCTTGAGCTACATCGTCACCAACTATTACTAATCCATATTCATCAAATAATTGTAATAATTTTGGATTATCCATTATTATTCCTGAAGTAAATACTTTTGCTCCTTTAGGTGATACTTCTTCCATTTTCTTTAATTCTTCATTTAATTCTTTTACTAATACTGTATGCTCATCTTTTAACATGAAGAACGCACTTTTTAATACAGCTGATCTTGAAACTGCTGAAATTACATCTGAATGCTTTCCTGCTAGTTCTATGAATTCTCTTCTTGCTGCTCTACTTTCATTGTATACTTTAAATGCATTATACATTTTTTCATCTGTTATTTCTTTTCCTGCTATTTCTTCTAATTGACCTTTTATTCTATTATATTCAGTCATTGTATATTTTATTCCGTATTCTGGTTTTCTGCTTTGTGGATGCGCTAAAAACATGAATGGTAATTGAGGTACTGCTACACGGAAATTTTGAGTAAATGGACGTAATGTATCACACATTGAACTTAAAATTACTCCTGATAATCCATCTAAAGTTCCATCTAATCCCATTTCTAATCCCATTTGTGCTATTGTACAATAGAATGATGGGAAATATTCTTTTGCTTTATTTGGTGTTCCATGTTTTCCCCATACTCCCATTGGTACCATATCTGCTGCATAAACTATTTCTTCTGGAACATAATATGGGAAACATCCTATTACTTTTTTACCTTGCTCTGTATATTTAGCTAATTGTTTTTTTGGATTATATGCAATTTCTTTTAATTCTTTTATTAACTCTTCTACTCTAGTCATTACTTGTTTCCTCCCTCTTTTGCAGCTTTGTTTGCTTGCATTACTTCAAATAATCCTTCTACACGAGTATTATATTGCTCTTCTGAGAAGTTTCTTGGATCCGCTTGGTCTCCATCAAATCCTGCAACTGCTACACCTAAATCTTTACGGAATCTTCTTTCCATTTCTGGCATATAACCACTCCATGGTTTACAACTTCTGTTATAGTGTACTAAGATACCATCAACATTGTTTTCTTTACAAATTGTTTCTCTCCACTCTACACCTTTTTCTATACAAACTGAGTTTGGAGCTTTACAATATGCTGCCATTAATTCGTCCATATTATTATATTCAAATCCAAATGCTGGAGCATAAACTACTGCTGTTGTGTTTATTCCTCTTTCTTTTAATGGCTTGAATAATTTTCCTAATTGTGGCCAACAAGGAATTCCTTCAAACATGATTCTATGATTTTCATCATATTTCCATGTTGATTTTCCTGTTTTTACATTTTCTTCTAATTCATCTGCTAATTGTTCAAAAGCTAATGCTGTTGCTTTTTTAGCACGAGCTGTAACTATATCTGCCATGTGATTGAATAAGTCGAATCCTGCAAATGGTGCTGGAGTATATTGTAAGTAACTACATACTTTTAACCATGCTTTTGCTGCTCTATTCGCATTAGAACAAGCTTCTTCAAATTTTTCCATATCCATTTTACGACCAGCTATTTTTTCTAGTTGTTTGATAGCATCGTCAAATTGTCCACGGATGTAATCTATTTTATTTTGATCTGGTTCTTTTGTATTTGCATAAGGAACGTCAATCATGATTAGTGGAATATTATGCATTCTTGCTAAGTTTTCATACCATTTTGTCATACAGTTACAAATATTATTACAACATAATACAAAATCTGGTTGTGGCATTGGTTTTTCTTCTGCTTCATGTCCTGCAGCGTAAGCTAGGTTTATTCTTGCATAAGCACAGATATCATTGTCAAATCCCATAGCTTCTGCATGTTCACACATTCTTTCTCCACCATGTTTTGCTCCAATTGCTGCTGCTTGGTTTTCAGGATAAACTAAGTTTAATCCTAATGCTTCTGTTATTTCAGAAGGGAATTTAGAAGATGACCATCCTACTGGTTCTCCTCTTTTTTTAGCATCCCATGCTGCTTGATAAACTTCTCTTTCAACTACTTCTCTAAGTACATATTTTGCAGCCTTTTTTTCTTCAGCTGGTTTATTTATTGCTTCACTCATTTTTTATTCACTCCTTCGTATTTTTTATATGCAAATAATGCTGCTCCAATTGCTCCTGCGTATTGTGTCAATGGAGATGTTTTTATTTCATGATTTAAAGCTTCTTCCATAGCTTTTACAACTCCACCATTTAACGCTACTCCACCTGTCATTACTAAATCATCTTCTATTCCGACTCTTTTAGCTAGTCCTCCAACTCTTCCTGCAACTGAACGATGAATACCCTTAATTATATCATTCTTATGAACCCCTTTTGCTAGTTGAGAAATAACTTCTGATTCTGCAAAAACAGTACAAGTTGAACTTATGCTTACATCTTCTGTAGATTGTGCTGACAATCCTTCTAGTTCACTAACTTTAACTTCTAAGATTTTTGCCATTACATCTAGAAATCTTCCTGTCCCTGCTGCACATTTGTCATTCATTACAAAATTACTTAGAACTCCATTTGGACCAACTTTTAATACCTTAGCATCTTGACCACCAATATCTATCACTGTTCTTACGTTTGGAAATAAATAATTAGCACCTTTTGCGTGACAACTTAGTTCACTCATTTGATGATCTGCCCATTCTAATAAAGAATTACGACCATACCCTGTTGCTAAAATAAAACTAATTTCCTCCCTAGAAAGTCCAGCTTCTTTTGTTACTTCTTCTATAACTCTTTTTGGACCACTAGTTCCTGCCCCCACATCAATAACTGCTTTACTAACGATTTCTTTCCCATCTTTTAGTATTACACTTTTTGATGCTGTAGAGCCTATATCAATTCCCATTGTATATATAGCGCTCATTACTACCTCCAATTCAAATTTTAAACATTATTATTTTCCATAACTTTATAGTTATATAAACTAATGTAAGATTATCTCTTTCCTCAAAAGAGAAAAGAGATAATCTCAACTATTATTATTTATAATTTCTAACTATTTTTTAAAAGTTTGAAATTCACGTATTGCTCTTGGTAATAGCATTTGATGGAATGCACATATTGATTTTGGATTTTGATAAGCTGCTTCAGCAAAAGCTTCAACATATCCACGAATAGATTTCATATCTATAATCTCATCTATCATTCCTGCTGCTGTACAAGATTGAGGTCTTGATTCAGCTGTAAATTTCTCTATTAATTTATTCATTTTATCTATTGTAGGTTGTAAATCTTTACCTGCTTTTTTGTCTTTTCCTAATCTTCTTGAGTACATTGCAGATGCTGCAGTTTCTCCGTTCATTACATATACTTCAGATGCTGCAGTTCCTACAGTAAATACATTTGTATTATTTCCTTGAGGTCCTCCAAGAACATAGTGAGCTGCTGCAGATGCTTTTCTTATAGTTACTTCAAATTGAGGCACTTTAGAATTTTCAATTGAATATATTAAAGATTGACCTAATCCTAATAATTCAGCTTTTTCAGCTTCATCTCCAACATCTATTCCTGTTGTATCTTGTAACCAAACTATTGGAAGACGATCTCTACCACATAAAGTTACAAATTCATTCATTTTTACAAGTCCTTGACGGTATAATTTACCTCCAATTCCTATTGCGTTTTCTTTGTATTCAGGATATTTCATAAGTAATCCTTGAGCATTAGCAACAACCCCTACTAATAATCCGTTTACTTTAGCTATACCAGTAACAACTTCTGGTCCATATCCTTTTTTATATTCAGAAAATTCACTATTATCAAATAAACGACCGATTACTTGATAAATATCGTAAGTTTTCTTTTGATTCATAGGAACTATAGTATATAAGTCTTCAGAATCAAATTGAGGCATTTTAGGGTCATCAACTCTAAAGAAATCTAAATTATATGCAGGTAACATTCCTAAATATTTTTTAATTCCTTCGATTACTCCTAATTCCTCTTGATATACTTCTCTCATGAATCCAGTTTCATTAAAATGAACTGAAACTGATCCTGGTGGTAATTGTTTTTTAGAATTGTTTACCATATCTGCCATTTGTTCAGCAGATTCCATGTCAACATATCCTTTTGGATTCATTCCACCTAATATTCCTGCTCCTCCAACTGCCATGTTAGCATTTCTATGAGCAATTAATACAGTAGGACTGATACTATGATATCCTCCACCTGCTGGATTTGTTCCATAGATTCCTACAATTACAGGAATTCCTAATTGTTGTAATTCAGCATTTCTAAAGAATGGAGTTCCTCCACCACGTCTATTTGGATAAACTTTATCTTGCTCATCAAACTTAACACCACTACAGTTTAAGATATAGATTAAAGGAATATTTAATAATTTAGCAGTATCAGAACCTCTTAATAAACTTTCTGCTTGACCTTTAATCCAAGCTCCAGCAAGTTTTTTGTTGTCAGATGCAACTATTACAGCCCATCTTCCATCAACTTTTCCTAGTCCTTTTACAATTCCTACTGTTCCATGTTTATTTCCTTCTGGATTAAATAAACTATTTAATGGACACCAAGTTCCTTTATCTACTAAAGCA
Above is a genomic segment from Fusobacterium sp. JB019 containing:
- a CDS encoding 2-hydroxyacyl-CoA dehydratase, translated to MTRVEELIKELKEIAYNPKKQLAKYTEQGKKVIGCFPYYVPEEIVYAADMVPMGVWGKHGTPNKAKEYFPSFYCTIAQMGLEMGLDGTLDGLSGVILSSMCDTLRPFTQNFRVAVPQLPFMFLAHPQSRKPEYGIKYTMTEYNRIKGQLEEIAGKEITDEKMYNAFKVYNESRAARREFIELAGKHSDVISAVSRSAVLKSAFFMLKDEHTVLVKELNEELKKMEEVSPKGAKVFTSGIIMDNPKLLQLFDEYGLVIVGDDVAQETRAIRVDVSMDEKDPVRALAEQFANQDNDTILYDPTIFTRPLYIAEQAKKAGADGVIIGMMQFCDPEEIEYPSLRKALDEAEMPHVKFGYDQQMVDFGQARTSLQAFAENF
- a CDS encoding WYL domain-containing protein, which gives rise to MKKIRVTVPEDIWRMMKNDIEEFGINNNKLCNYILDKLKYKKEIDIEKELETQGRPLKKIVQFDLNVSNKRIYYDILKENNVEIEAEFFRELFERYCSKFKYIRELFVFEDKVKIILEAIRNKKKIKIKYNNKIETVEPYFLKREEQGDENFLFCFVDDDKTYHNYKLKDLEVISILEEKIKGKNKKYIESVRKKFDPFLGNGNFVKVRLSNEGKKLLKGLTNYRPRLVSKKNDVYLFESSNENAKLYFRQFLKEAIILEPLDLREEMKQDFLEALKNY
- a CDS encoding fumarylacetoacetate hydrolase family protein; translation: MKFVKFIPKNSQKETLGILSKCEKFIIELKSINSCFNFNSTLELIENITEDNISLLNNINILNNLENYNIFSIKNVNLLSPFKQTKHDIICAGFNYMDHLKEIKKDISHNKKNTIYFSKRATYILGPNDKIISHSDINDSLDYEVELAVIIGKKGYQIKENEVENYIFGYTILNDISSRNLQGKYRQWYLGKSLDSFTSLGPFIIHKSSLPLPFEINISSYLNGELRQKSNTKNMITPINKMIVELSQGITLEPGDIIATGTCSGVGVGFTPPKYMHSGDKIECIIEKIGNLTNFVK
- the hgdC gene encoding (R)-2-hydroxyglutaryl-CoA dehydratase activase HgdC, which encodes MSAIYTMGIDIGSTASKSVILKDGKEIVSKAVIDVGAGTSGPKRVIEEVTKEAGLSREEISFILATGYGRNSLLEWADHQMSELSCHAKGANYLFPNVRTVIDIGGQDAKVLKVGPNGVLSNFVMNDKCAAGTGRFLDVMAKILEVKVSELEGLSAQSTEDVSISSTCTVFAESEVISQLAKGVHKNDIIKGIHRSVAGRVGGLAKRVGIEDDLVMTGGVALNGGVVKAMEEALNHEIKTSPLTQYAGAIGAALFAYKKYEGVNKK
- a CDS encoding 2-hydroxyacyl-CoA dehydratase, which translates into the protein MSEAINKPAEEKKAAKYVLREVVEREVYQAAWDAKKRGEPVGWSSSKFPSEITEALGLNLVYPENQAAAIGAKHGGERMCEHAEAMGFDNDICAYARINLAYAAGHEAEEKPMPQPDFVLCCNNICNCMTKWYENLARMHNIPLIMIDVPYANTKEPDQNKIDYIRGQFDDAIKQLEKIAGRKMDMEKFEEACSNANRAAKAWLKVCSYLQYTPAPFAGFDLFNHMADIVTARAKKATALAFEQLADELEENVKTGKSTWKYDENHRIMFEGIPCWPQLGKLFKPLKERGINTTAVVYAPAFGFEYNNMDELMAAYCKAPNSVCIEKGVEWRETICKENNVDGILVHYNRSCKPWSGYMPEMERRFRKDLGVAVAGFDGDQADPRNFSEEQYNTRVEGLFEVMQANKAAKEGGNK